The genomic interval GGGCCCGGACCCCTTGGCGTCCCCGACGGCAAGCATGTAGACGGCGGCCTCCTCGATCCCGTCGAGGCCGAGCATCGCGTTGATGTCGTCGTCCATGAAGGCCCCGATCGCGCACGCCCCAAGGCCCGTCGAGGTCGCTGCGAGGTAGAGGTTCTGGCCCAGGTGGCCCGCCTCCAGCAGGCCGTACCGGTAGGTCCGGTCCTTGTACTTGTAGCGCATCCGCTGCTGGATCATCGTCAGGAAGAGCACCGCGCTGCATTGGCCCAGGTATTCCTGCATCAGCCCCTGATGGACCACCTGCGAGCGGAAGTCGCCGGCCCGAAGCAGCTCGAGTCGGTGCCCCCGGTAGCCATAGTGGTAGATGCCGCTGGCCAGGCCCTCCACGTTGTGCACGACGGGATAGATCTCGATCGGATAGAGAGCCCCTGAAGACGGCGCCGTCCGGTAGCGTCGGCCCCATCGCTCGCCGGTCAGGCCGCTCGTGAGGTAGAGGAGACGCGAGAGGTCGTCGAGCTGGATCGGGGCGCCCGAGTAGTCGCGTGTCGAGCGCCGGGCGAGGATCGCCTCCTCGGTCGAGAGGCCGCCCTCGAAGGCGGGCTCGGGAAGCGCGATCGTCGCCGCGTCGGGGTATTCCTTGTACAGCGGCGGCTGCTGTCCCCAGTCGGCGACGCTGCCCAGGACGTCGATCACGCCAGGCTTGCTCCACTGGTGGTAGAGGACGCCAAGGTCCGACCCGCCCGGGATCGGGGGCGGTTGCCGGAGGCCCCGACCGACCAGCCAGCCCGCGGCCCCGCCAGCCGCGAGGCCCAGGACTCCGCGCCGGGAAAGCGCC from Candidatus Methylomirabilota bacterium carries:
- a CDS encoding SagB family peptide dehydrogenase, with the translated sequence MSRLRHDLNHLTSTGLLVAALATGLTGLVADLWDLNDFWYHTLAGYVMGAFAIAHVVLNWRTLVNYAKFRLVRRSARPAAAASSPRPPATALAPGAPFRAAGPTTLGTAGVHPSTEDQVAPWRWLGRAALSRRGVLGLAAGGAAGWLVGRGLRQPPPIPGGSDLGVLYHQWSKPGVIDVLGSVADWGQQPPLYKEYPDAATIALPEPAFEGGLSTEEAILARRSTRDYSGAPIQLDDLSRLLYLTSGLTGERWGRRYRTAPSSGALYPIEIYPVVHNVEGLASGIYHYGYRGHRLELLRAGDFRSQVVHQGLMQEYLGQCSAVLFLTMIQQRMRYKYKDRTYRYGLLEAGHLGQNLYLAATSTGLGACAIGAFMDDDINAMLGLDGIEEAAVYMLAVGDAKGSGP